One region of Carboxydothermus pertinax genomic DNA includes:
- a CDS encoding transposase, translated as MDILESGFEDAVAVLELPERYSKRIFPNRESAIRLIGALLMETR; from the coding sequence GTGGATATTTTAGAATCTGGTTTTGAAGATGCTGTAGCAGTTTTAGAGCTTCCTGAAAGGTATAGCAAAAGGATCTTTCCTAATCGTGAATCAGCAATCCGGTTAATTGGCGCTTTGCTAATGGAAACAAGATGA
- a CDS encoding HD-GYP domain-containing protein, with translation MALSINVASLAFSLNRTFGLYEKQDRLHLLRRTFIALQLGRKLQLSKEEMENLFLYSLVDEEHLLFKDRKVMGQIFEIIFLAEKVADKLRRRKVCIFTKNKIKKYLIDEYKEMGTVCALLELMEKEAFWFNLEEEFLFLDILKLTMGWEKLNILAEEELKRVNVLIAKLIDNKDLLTRRHSQRVAKLAVKISEELKLSKEQISKIEFASILHDIGKLAIPTKILNKPGKLTEVEFLLMKSHPFYTFKLFEDIGGLEDICKWAGYHHEKLDGSGYPFKVNEKDLDLEARIIQVADITAAVMEKRSYRNPMNVAQVIEILETDVQNHKIDGDIVRITEKILKEREEIQLY, from the coding sequence ATGGCATTATCTATTAATGTTGCATCACTTGCTTTTTCCTTGAATAGAACATTCGGATTATATGAAAAACAGGATCGTTTGCACCTCTTAAGAAGAACCTTTATTGCCCTTCAACTGGGTAGAAAGTTGCAATTAAGTAAAGAAGAAATGGAAAATCTGTTTTTATACTCATTGGTCGATGAAGAACACTTATTATTTAAGGATAGAAAAGTTATGGGGCAAATCTTTGAAATCATATTTTTAGCAGAGAAAGTAGCTGATAAGTTAAGAAGGCGTAAAGTATGTATTTTTACGAAAAATAAGATAAAAAAATATCTAATTGATGAATATAAAGAAATGGGCACAGTTTGTGCTCTTTTAGAACTCATGGAAAAAGAAGCATTTTGGTTTAATTTAGAAGAAGAATTTTTATTTTTGGACATTCTAAAGCTAACGATGGGTTGGGAAAAATTAAATATCTTAGCTGAGGAAGAGCTTAAAAGGGTTAATGTCTTAATTGCAAAATTAATTGATAACAAAGACCTATTGACCCGCAGGCATTCACAACGAGTAGCAAAGCTTGCGGTAAAAATAAGTGAAGAATTAAAGCTTAGCAAGGAACAAATAAGTAAGATTGAATTTGCCAGTATCCTACATGATATAGGGAAACTTGCAATTCCCACAAAGATCCTTAATAAACCAGGAAAATTAACCGAAGTGGAATTTTTACTTATGAAATCCCATCCCTTTTACACTTTTAAACTTTTTGAAGATATTGGTGGGTTAGAAGATATTTGTAAGTGGGCAGGATACCATCACGAAAAGTTAGATGGCAGCGGGTATCCGTTTAAAGTAAATGAAAAAGATTTAGACTTAGAAGCTCGTATTATTCAAGTAGCTGATATTACAGCTGCGGTAATGGAAAAAAGAAGCTACCGGAATCCGATGAATGTTGCCCAGGTAATAGAAATATTAGAAACTGATGTTCAGAATCATAAAATAGATGGTGATATAGTCAGAATAACCGAGAAAATCCTAAAAGAAAGAGAAGAAATACAATTATATTGA
- a CDS encoding transposase: protein MENWPKIDPQRSERVLLLALMEMVANGISTRKIEEITYELCGTEFSKPTISELCKNLDPL, encoded by the coding sequence ATGGAAAACTGGCCTAAAATTGACCCACAAAGAAGCGAACGGGTCCTCTTATTGGCATTAATGGAAATGGTGGCTAATGGCATATCTACCAGAAAAATTGAAGAGATAACTTATGAACTTTGCGGTACCGAGTTTTCAAAGCCTACAATTTCAGAACTTTGCAAAAATCTTGACCCTTTGTGA